The Clostridioides sp. ES-S-0010-02 genome window below encodes:
- a CDS encoding class I SAM-dependent methyltransferase, with amino-acid sequence MSQYSDFAFVYDELMNEVDYDGWVKYIEDIIANEGVKVKNILELACGTGNLTIPLTKKSYDIAGIDISDEMLSVAREKAEKEGVELVLLQQDISELDFDISDLDCVLCACDGFNYITYDDDLENVFSKTYELLKKDGIFIFDISSFYKLANILGDNMYGENREDIAYMWQNYFDDEENLIEMELTFFIKDEDGKFERFEEVHQQRAYTEDEIIDMLKKSGFRDIKSYGDFTFEKPNEESQRIFFVCKK; translated from the coding sequence ATGAGTCAATATAGTGATTTTGCGTTTGTATATGATGAACTTATGAATGAAGTTGATTATGATGGATGGGTTAAATATATAGAAGATATAATAGCTAATGAAGGTGTAAAAGTAAAAAATATATTGGAATTAGCATGTGGTACAGGTAATCTCACAATTCCATTAACTAAAAAGAGCTATGATATAGCTGGAATTGATATATCTGATGAAATGCTTAGTGTAGCAAGAGAAAAGGCAGAAAAAGAAGGCGTAGAGTTAGTTTTACTTCAACAAGATATATCAGAGCTGGACTTTGATATATCCGATTTGGATTGTGTACTTTGTGCTTGTGATGGATTTAATTATATAACTTATGATGATGATTTAGAAAATGTATTTTCAAAAACATATGAATTATTAAAGAAAGATGGAATCTTTATATTTGATATAAGTTCATTTTATAAATTAGCCAATATATTAGGAGATAATATGTATGGAGAAAACAGAGAAGATATAGCTTATATGTGGCAAAATTACTTTGATGATGAAGAAAATTTGATTGAAATGGAACTGACATTTTTTATTAAAGATGAAGATGGAAAGTTTGAAAGATTTGAAGAAGTACATCAACAAAGGGCATATACTGAGGATGAAATAATTGATATGCTTAAAAAATCTGGATTTAGGGATATAAAATCTTATGGAGATTTTACATTTGAAAAACCTAATGAAGAAAGTCAAAGGATATTCTTTGTATGTAAAAAATAA
- the hslO gene encoding Hsp33 family molecular chaperone HslO, translating to MKDYVLRATSGNGQVRAFVATTRNTVEEARRLHETTKVATAALGRTLTATSIMGLMMKNDSDKLTVIIKGGGPIGTIIATANSKGIVKGYVGNPHVEVEDYPNGKLNVAAAVGTEGVVKVIKDLGLREPYNGTYPLVSGEIAEDFTYYFAVSEQTPSVVALGVLTKEDEVEFAGGFIVQLMPDAEEETIAKLEENVAKLPSITNMLKEGNLPEDILNRVLDGLEPKVLDTCEVGFECECSKERVKTALVAIGKKSLAQIIEEDKQAEVGCQFCNEKYMYSEEELIEILKEM from the coding sequence ATGAAAGATTATGTACTAAGAGCGACATCAGGAAATGGTCAAGTTAGAGCATTTGTTGCAACTACTAGAAATACAGTAGAAGAAGCTAGAAGATTACATGAAACTACAAAAGTAGCAACAGCAGCACTTGGTAGAACATTAACAGCAACATCTATAATGGGATTGATGATGAAAAATGACAGTGATAAATTGACTGTAATAATAAAAGGTGGTGGACCAATTGGAACTATCATCGCAACAGCAAATTCTAAGGGGATAGTAAAAGGCTATGTAGGAAATCCTCATGTAGAAGTTGAAGATTATCCAAATGGAAAGTTGAATGTTGCAGCAGCAGTGGGGACAGAAGGTGTTGTAAAAGTTATTAAAGACTTAGGTCTTAGAGAGCCATATAATGGAACTTATCCATTAGTAAGTGGAGAAATTGCAGAAGACTTTACTTATTACTTTGCAGTGTCAGAACAAACTCCATCAGTGGTAGCTTTAGGTGTTCTTACAAAAGAGGATGAAGTTGAGTTTGCTGGAGGCTTTATAGTTCAATTAATGCCAGATGCAGAAGAAGAAACTATCGCAAAATTAGAAGAAAATGTAGCTAAATTACCTTCAATAACTAATATGTTAAAGGAAGGAAACTTACCAGAAGATATATTAAATAGAGTTTTAGATGGTTTAGAGCCTAAAGTACTTGATACTTGTGAAGTTGGATTTGAGTGTGAGTGCTCAAAGGAAAGAGTGAAAACTGCTTTAGTGGCAATAGGGAAAAAATCTTTGGCTCAAATAATAGAAGAAGATAAACAGGCAGAAGTTGGATGTCAGTTCTGTAACGAGAAATATATGTATAGTGAAGAAGAGTTGATTGAAATTTTAAAGGAAATGTAG
- a CDS encoding PIG-L family deacetylase: MENKKKHIVISILILFMIFIMAINLNGKLETPIPQSNSRKFKSNAVFYPQHQDDEVLWGGSAIVNAIKQCGTDNVYVVLVSDGSGVNVFRANTKFRNLTRKQKEELRNNEFKSALKELGVKQQNIIILADIDKKEGTHYKLMEKTILDFEHKFKGDVTHIAHHYKYDDHIMHRKNGAVLKKLKREHKIKDDLYFIKPKYVKYIPRNERTIYKATNFNDYSKVKSACYEYKVVNSKRKMYGIGYISAHSYFENLLNDPELTSVLSED; this comes from the coding sequence ATGGAAAACAAAAAAAAGCACATAGTCATAAGTATATTAATACTGTTTATGATATTTATAATGGCTATTAACCTTAATGGTAAACTTGAGACACCTATTCCACAGAGCAATAGCAGAAAATTTAAATCTAATGCTGTATTTTACCCACAGCATCAAGATGATGAAGTCTTATGGGGAGGAAGTGCTATTGTTAATGCAATAAAACAATGTGGAACTGATAATGTATATGTTGTGTTGGTATCAGATGGCTCTGGAGTGAACGTTTTTAGAGCTAATACTAAATTTAGAAATTTAACTAGGAAGCAAAAGGAAGAGCTTAGGAACAATGAATTTAAGTCAGCACTAAAAGAGCTTGGAGTAAAACAACAAAATATAATTATACTTGCTGATATAGATAAAAAAGAGGGGACACATTATAAGTTAATGGAAAAGACAATATTAGATTTTGAACATAAATTTAAGGGGGATGTCACTCATATAGCTCATCATTATAAGTACGATGACCATATAATGCATAGAAAAAATGGGGCAGTTTTAAAGAAGCTTAAACGTGAACATAAGATAAAAGATGACTTGTATTTTATAAAACCAAAATATGTAAAGTACATACCAAGAAATGAAAGAACTATTTATAAAGCAACTAATTTTAATGATTATAGTAAGGTCAAAAGTGCGTGTTATGAATATAAGGTTGTAAATTCAAAACGAAAAATGTATGGTATAGGGTATATCTCAGCACATAGCTATTTTGAAAACCTTTTAAATGACCCTGAACTTACGTCTGTGTTAA